In one Bombus fervidus isolate BK054 chromosome 16, iyBomFerv1, whole genome shotgun sequence genomic region, the following are encoded:
- the LOC139995654 gene encoding uncharacterized protein isoform X1 translates to MCSDKRELLSFAIFAIHLLVKMLLVVSSIIQRWQAWCNWTVISLRSALDSSREELRRLKQSVGDFSGESYVDVVERLALENHVLRRKILSRNSEFSSDAATSPPPQARLFSLAVEDVKDLSEQAGVLMDASRDKVDTEDMAEAPKPVIEPRTDSNTSGNGEIPDLQSRTVEKVPNSHVESSSKSESRNQMSKCTMSRDATVVKPQAGISGVSLDDTAKSGTSNDLASALTNRRSKDVEAEDGSAAQVDHLEVPEKDLEDLSLKSVSDGDNSVFSDNPDTQVLQQHQRQNQLADQPKPNDQSENESEELDDIELIFTTDDTCRDLGLQEDLVSITETETWPQSAPTGQPALLKYAKSAEGESLVCNGEKTSSVEEAVSSQSSSIDREESVDRFDESSNTRLNKIWSQCSVLVETDISKCGVVEEPEHATRQAVRRNTLAAPPTAYRPIIHREALAGSRRKSAAPLRPVMDRISGARRESGAQTDISALPAHWRSESYLAHKVAHTFTTLPSKFALPTGVPGRLRLSDKTREARRVMLSDISFTSMVPELSRSADHLCHDPHAQTCFSSRGCGLRTPDVHRRESLGSPAGFWPRCNPSTGLPSPCDCRLSTDFYSSRYRGSLSSIPSPGLEVVGGPSRRHSWRANATSFDTWRVPAATSTPRPTWSSMPSSPTHVHPPATSSKASKSVPKRTRSKVTFQECPMTRGSLPNLRSDLVTGDNSGDSTESLIDEAEDYLRRSIDSMLTISSSGVSSDYWNRQTARRRRTRRYSEPDLIRDWHPPQDARPYLPKIPRDLKLDHLVKVISPEGKVLQGRVRYVGPVPGREETHVGVELPYLNGSSDGTFHGRRFFDCDPGRAIFVPFKKVILAWCTT, encoded by the exons ATGTGTAGCGATAAACGGGAATTATTAAGTTTTGCGATATTTGCCATTCATCTCCTAGTGAAAATGCTCCTTGTCGTGAGTAGCATCATACAACGTTGGCAAGCCTGGTGTAATTGG ACTGTGATATCGCTGCGCTCCGCGCTGGATTCTTCGCGGGAAGAGCTTCGCCGTCTTAAGCAGAGCGTTGGTGATTTTTCTGGCGAGAGCTACGTTGACGTCGTCGAGAGGCTCGCTCTTGAGAATCACGTCCTTAGGCGAAAGATTCTAAGCAGGAATAGTGAGTTTTCTAGTGATGCTGCCACAAGCCCGCCGCCCCAGGCCCGTCTTTTTTCACTCGCAGTAGAAGACGTCAAAGA TCTGTCAGAGCAAGCAGGCGTACTCATGGACGCGTCCAGGGACAAAGTCGACACGGAGGACATGGCAGAGGCACCTAAGCCGGTCATCGAGCCACGTACCGATAGCAACACCAGTGGTAACGGCGAGATTCCCGATCTGCAGTCTCGTACGGTCGAGAAAGTGCCTAACAGTCATGTAGAATCCTCGTCCAAATCGGAATCCAGGAATCAGATGTCGAAGTGTACGATGTCGAGAGACGCGACTGTTGTTAAACCTCAGGCTGGAATATCTGGTGTCAGTTTGGACGATACGGCGAAGAGTGGGACTTCGAACGACCTGGCTTCCGCCTTGACGAATAGACGATCCAAGGACGTCGAGGCGGAAGATGGGAGCGCGGCGCAGGTCGATCACTTGGAGGTGCCAGAGAAGGATCTCGAGGATCTGAGCTTGAAATCTGTTTCCGACGGAGACAATTCGGTGTTCAGCGATAATCCGGACACGCAAGTGTTGCAGCAGCATCAACGCCAGAATCAATTGGCCGACCAGCCGAAGCCGAACGACCAATCCGAGAACGAGTCCGAGGAGTTGGACGATATCGAGCTGATATTCACCACGGACGATACCTGTCGCGATCTTGGTCTTCAGGAAGATCTCGTCTCCATAACCGAGACGGAAACTTGGCCACAGTCTGCGCCTACTGGTCAACCGGCATTGTTGAAGTACGCTAAATCAGCCGAGGGCGAGTCCTTGGTGTGCAATGGTGAGAAGACCAGCTCCGTCGAGGAAGCGGTTTCTTCGCAGAGCTCGAGCATCGATCGCGAGGAAAGCGTGGATAGGTTCGACGAAAGTTCTAACACCAGGTTGAACAAAATATGGTCTCAGTGCTCGGTGCTGGTCGAAACAGATATCAGCAAGTGTGGAGTTGTCGAAGAACCTGAGCATGCTACCAGACAGGCGGTCAGGAGGAACACTTTAGCCGCGCCACCTACTGCATACAG ACCGATCATTCATCGTGAAGCTTTAGCGGGTAGTCGACGAAAGAGCGCGGCACCATTGCGACCGGTGATGGACAGAATCAGCGGAGCAAGACGAGAGTCTGGTGCCCAAACTGACATTTCTGCGCTTCCAGCCCACTGGCGTTCCGAGAGTTATCTCGCGCACAAAGTGGCTCATACGTTCACCACGTTGCCCAGCAAGTTCGCTCTGCCTACCGGGGTGCCTGGAAGACTTCGATTGTCCGACAAAACCCGGGAAGCTAGAAGAGTAATGCTATCGGACATCAGCTTCACTAGCATGGTGCCAGAGTTGTCCAGAAGCGCCGATCATCTCTGCCACGACCCACACGCACAG ACTTGTTTCAGTTCTCGCGGCTGTGGCCTTCGAACACCGGATGTGCATCGCCGCGAATCGCTCGGCTCTCCTGCAGGATTTTGGCCTCGTTGCAACCCCAGCACAGGACTTCCGAGTCCGTGCGATTGTCGCCTCTCCACCGACTTTTACTCCTCTCGATATCGTGGCTCTTTGTCCTCGATCCCGTCGCCTGGATTGGAGGTTGTCGGTGGCCCATCTCGAAGACACTCGTGGAGAGCAAACGCGACGTCCTTCGATACCTGGAGAGTTCCGGCGGCCACTTCTACCCCCAGACCAACCTGGTCCTCTATGCCCTCTTCGCCTACACACGTGCATCCTCCTGCGACGTCCTCGAAAGCTTCTAAGAGCGTTCCAAAGAGAACGCGATCGAAGGTCACTTTCCAAG AATGCCCGATGACGCGAGGCAGTCTGCCAAATCTGCGCTCGGATTTGGTGACCGGCGATAACAGCGGCGATTCGACGGAATCGTTGATCGACGAGGCTGAGGATTATTTACGACGGAGCATCGACTCGATGCTGACGATCTCCAGTAGCGGCGTCAGTTCCGATTATTGGAACCGACAGACAGCCAGGCGGAGACGTACGCGGCGATACTCCGAGCCTGATCTAATCCGTGATTGGCATCCCCCGCAGGATGCTAGACCGTACCTGCCAAAG ATACCAAGAGATCTCAAGCTGGATCATCTCGTGAAGGTTATATCGCCGGAGGGTAAAGTTCTTCAAGGACGAGTGAGATACGTCGGACCTGTACCAGGTCGAGAGGAAACGCACGTAGGTGTGGAGTTACCCTATTTGAATGGCTCCTCCGACGGCACTTTTCACGGCAGAAGATTCTTCGATTG
- the LOC139995654 gene encoding uncharacterized protein isoform X2 — translation MEAEAGRQSHHQGLQLTLPSPGIPGLDVVRALHQTVISLRSALDSSREELRRLKQSVGDFSGESYVDVVERLALENHVLRRKILSRNSEFSSDAATSPPPQARLFSLAVEDVKDLSEQAGVLMDASRDKVDTEDMAEAPKPVIEPRTDSNTSGNGEIPDLQSRTVEKVPNSHVESSSKSESRNQMSKCTMSRDATVVKPQAGISGVSLDDTAKSGTSNDLASALTNRRSKDVEAEDGSAAQVDHLEVPEKDLEDLSLKSVSDGDNSVFSDNPDTQVLQQHQRQNQLADQPKPNDQSENESEELDDIELIFTTDDTCRDLGLQEDLVSITETETWPQSAPTGQPALLKYAKSAEGESLVCNGEKTSSVEEAVSSQSSSIDREESVDRFDESSNTRLNKIWSQCSVLVETDISKCGVVEEPEHATRQAVRRNTLAAPPTAYRPIIHREALAGSRRKSAAPLRPVMDRISGARRESGAQTDISALPAHWRSESYLAHKVAHTFTTLPSKFALPTGVPGRLRLSDKTREARRVMLSDISFTSMVPELSRSADHLCHDPHAQTCFSSRGCGLRTPDVHRRESLGSPAGFWPRCNPSTGLPSPCDCRLSTDFYSSRYRGSLSSIPSPGLEVVGGPSRRHSWRANATSFDTWRVPAATSTPRPTWSSMPSSPTHVHPPATSSKASKSVPKRTRSKVTFQECPMTRGSLPNLRSDLVTGDNSGDSTESLIDEAEDYLRRSIDSMLTISSSGVSSDYWNRQTARRRRTRRYSEPDLIRDWHPPQDARPYLPKIPRDLKLDHLVKVISPEGKVLQGRVRYVGPVPGREETHVGVELPYLNGSSDGTFHGRRFFDCDPGRAIFVPFKKVILAWCTT, via the exons ATGGAAGCTGAAGCTGGTCGGCAGTCTCACCATCAGGGGCTGCAGCTTACCCTGCCATCCCCGGGAATCCCCGGACTAGACGTTGTCAGGGCCTTGCATCAG ACTGTGATATCGCTGCGCTCCGCGCTGGATTCTTCGCGGGAAGAGCTTCGCCGTCTTAAGCAGAGCGTTGGTGATTTTTCTGGCGAGAGCTACGTTGACGTCGTCGAGAGGCTCGCTCTTGAGAATCACGTCCTTAGGCGAAAGATTCTAAGCAGGAATAGTGAGTTTTCTAGTGATGCTGCCACAAGCCCGCCGCCCCAGGCCCGTCTTTTTTCACTCGCAGTAGAAGACGTCAAAGA TCTGTCAGAGCAAGCAGGCGTACTCATGGACGCGTCCAGGGACAAAGTCGACACGGAGGACATGGCAGAGGCACCTAAGCCGGTCATCGAGCCACGTACCGATAGCAACACCAGTGGTAACGGCGAGATTCCCGATCTGCAGTCTCGTACGGTCGAGAAAGTGCCTAACAGTCATGTAGAATCCTCGTCCAAATCGGAATCCAGGAATCAGATGTCGAAGTGTACGATGTCGAGAGACGCGACTGTTGTTAAACCTCAGGCTGGAATATCTGGTGTCAGTTTGGACGATACGGCGAAGAGTGGGACTTCGAACGACCTGGCTTCCGCCTTGACGAATAGACGATCCAAGGACGTCGAGGCGGAAGATGGGAGCGCGGCGCAGGTCGATCACTTGGAGGTGCCAGAGAAGGATCTCGAGGATCTGAGCTTGAAATCTGTTTCCGACGGAGACAATTCGGTGTTCAGCGATAATCCGGACACGCAAGTGTTGCAGCAGCATCAACGCCAGAATCAATTGGCCGACCAGCCGAAGCCGAACGACCAATCCGAGAACGAGTCCGAGGAGTTGGACGATATCGAGCTGATATTCACCACGGACGATACCTGTCGCGATCTTGGTCTTCAGGAAGATCTCGTCTCCATAACCGAGACGGAAACTTGGCCACAGTCTGCGCCTACTGGTCAACCGGCATTGTTGAAGTACGCTAAATCAGCCGAGGGCGAGTCCTTGGTGTGCAATGGTGAGAAGACCAGCTCCGTCGAGGAAGCGGTTTCTTCGCAGAGCTCGAGCATCGATCGCGAGGAAAGCGTGGATAGGTTCGACGAAAGTTCTAACACCAGGTTGAACAAAATATGGTCTCAGTGCTCGGTGCTGGTCGAAACAGATATCAGCAAGTGTGGAGTTGTCGAAGAACCTGAGCATGCTACCAGACAGGCGGTCAGGAGGAACACTTTAGCCGCGCCACCTACTGCATACAG ACCGATCATTCATCGTGAAGCTTTAGCGGGTAGTCGACGAAAGAGCGCGGCACCATTGCGACCGGTGATGGACAGAATCAGCGGAGCAAGACGAGAGTCTGGTGCCCAAACTGACATTTCTGCGCTTCCAGCCCACTGGCGTTCCGAGAGTTATCTCGCGCACAAAGTGGCTCATACGTTCACCACGTTGCCCAGCAAGTTCGCTCTGCCTACCGGGGTGCCTGGAAGACTTCGATTGTCCGACAAAACCCGGGAAGCTAGAAGAGTAATGCTATCGGACATCAGCTTCACTAGCATGGTGCCAGAGTTGTCCAGAAGCGCCGATCATCTCTGCCACGACCCACACGCACAG ACTTGTTTCAGTTCTCGCGGCTGTGGCCTTCGAACACCGGATGTGCATCGCCGCGAATCGCTCGGCTCTCCTGCAGGATTTTGGCCTCGTTGCAACCCCAGCACAGGACTTCCGAGTCCGTGCGATTGTCGCCTCTCCACCGACTTTTACTCCTCTCGATATCGTGGCTCTTTGTCCTCGATCCCGTCGCCTGGATTGGAGGTTGTCGGTGGCCCATCTCGAAGACACTCGTGGAGAGCAAACGCGACGTCCTTCGATACCTGGAGAGTTCCGGCGGCCACTTCTACCCCCAGACCAACCTGGTCCTCTATGCCCTCTTCGCCTACACACGTGCATCCTCCTGCGACGTCCTCGAAAGCTTCTAAGAGCGTTCCAAAGAGAACGCGATCGAAGGTCACTTTCCAAG AATGCCCGATGACGCGAGGCAGTCTGCCAAATCTGCGCTCGGATTTGGTGACCGGCGATAACAGCGGCGATTCGACGGAATCGTTGATCGACGAGGCTGAGGATTATTTACGACGGAGCATCGACTCGATGCTGACGATCTCCAGTAGCGGCGTCAGTTCCGATTATTGGAACCGACAGACAGCCAGGCGGAGACGTACGCGGCGATACTCCGAGCCTGATCTAATCCGTGATTGGCATCCCCCGCAGGATGCTAGACCGTACCTGCCAAAG ATACCAAGAGATCTCAAGCTGGATCATCTCGTGAAGGTTATATCGCCGGAGGGTAAAGTTCTTCAAGGACGAGTGAGATACGTCGGACCTGTACCAGGTCGAGAGGAAACGCACGTAGGTGTGGAGTTACCCTATTTGAATGGCTCCTCCGACGGCACTTTTCACGGCAGAAGATTCTTCGATTG
- the LOC139995654 gene encoding uncharacterized protein isoform X3 — protein sequence MDASRDKVDTEDMAEAPKPVIEPRTDSNTSGNGEIPDLQSRTVEKVPNSHVESSSKSESRNQMSKCTMSRDATVVKPQAGISGVSLDDTAKSGTSNDLASALTNRRSKDVEAEDGSAAQVDHLEVPEKDLEDLSLKSVSDGDNSVFSDNPDTQVLQQHQRQNQLADQPKPNDQSENESEELDDIELIFTTDDTCRDLGLQEDLVSITETETWPQSAPTGQPALLKYAKSAEGESLVCNGEKTSSVEEAVSSQSSSIDREESVDRFDESSNTRLNKIWSQCSVLVETDISKCGVVEEPEHATRQAVRRNTLAAPPTAYRPIIHREALAGSRRKSAAPLRPVMDRISGARRESGAQTDISALPAHWRSESYLAHKVAHTFTTLPSKFALPTGVPGRLRLSDKTREARRVMLSDISFTSMVPELSRSADHLCHDPHAQTCFSSRGCGLRTPDVHRRESLGSPAGFWPRCNPSTGLPSPCDCRLSTDFYSSRYRGSLSSIPSPGLEVVGGPSRRHSWRANATSFDTWRVPAATSTPRPTWSSMPSSPTHVHPPATSSKASKSVPKRTRSKVTFQECPMTRGSLPNLRSDLVTGDNSGDSTESLIDEAEDYLRRSIDSMLTISSSGVSSDYWNRQTARRRRTRRYSEPDLIRDWHPPQDARPYLPKIPRDLKLDHLVKVISPEGKVLQGRVRYVGPVPGREETHVGVELPYLNGSSDGTFHGRRFFDCDPGRAIFVPFKKVILAWCTT from the exons ATGGACGCGTCCAGGGACAAAGTCGACACGGAGGACATGGCAGAGGCACCTAAGCCGGTCATCGAGCCACGTACCGATAGCAACACCAGTGGTAACGGCGAGATTCCCGATCTGCAGTCTCGTACGGTCGAGAAAGTGCCTAACAGTCATGTAGAATCCTCGTCCAAATCGGAATCCAGGAATCAGATGTCGAAGTGTACGATGTCGAGAGACGCGACTGTTGTTAAACCTCAGGCTGGAATATCTGGTGTCAGTTTGGACGATACGGCGAAGAGTGGGACTTCGAACGACCTGGCTTCCGCCTTGACGAATAGACGATCCAAGGACGTCGAGGCGGAAGATGGGAGCGCGGCGCAGGTCGATCACTTGGAGGTGCCAGAGAAGGATCTCGAGGATCTGAGCTTGAAATCTGTTTCCGACGGAGACAATTCGGTGTTCAGCGATAATCCGGACACGCAAGTGTTGCAGCAGCATCAACGCCAGAATCAATTGGCCGACCAGCCGAAGCCGAACGACCAATCCGAGAACGAGTCCGAGGAGTTGGACGATATCGAGCTGATATTCACCACGGACGATACCTGTCGCGATCTTGGTCTTCAGGAAGATCTCGTCTCCATAACCGAGACGGAAACTTGGCCACAGTCTGCGCCTACTGGTCAACCGGCATTGTTGAAGTACGCTAAATCAGCCGAGGGCGAGTCCTTGGTGTGCAATGGTGAGAAGACCAGCTCCGTCGAGGAAGCGGTTTCTTCGCAGAGCTCGAGCATCGATCGCGAGGAAAGCGTGGATAGGTTCGACGAAAGTTCTAACACCAGGTTGAACAAAATATGGTCTCAGTGCTCGGTGCTGGTCGAAACAGATATCAGCAAGTGTGGAGTTGTCGAAGAACCTGAGCATGCTACCAGACAGGCGGTCAGGAGGAACACTTTAGCCGCGCCACCTACTGCATACAG ACCGATCATTCATCGTGAAGCTTTAGCGGGTAGTCGACGAAAGAGCGCGGCACCATTGCGACCGGTGATGGACAGAATCAGCGGAGCAAGACGAGAGTCTGGTGCCCAAACTGACATTTCTGCGCTTCCAGCCCACTGGCGTTCCGAGAGTTATCTCGCGCACAAAGTGGCTCATACGTTCACCACGTTGCCCAGCAAGTTCGCTCTGCCTACCGGGGTGCCTGGAAGACTTCGATTGTCCGACAAAACCCGGGAAGCTAGAAGAGTAATGCTATCGGACATCAGCTTCACTAGCATGGTGCCAGAGTTGTCCAGAAGCGCCGATCATCTCTGCCACGACCCACACGCACAG ACTTGTTTCAGTTCTCGCGGCTGTGGCCTTCGAACACCGGATGTGCATCGCCGCGAATCGCTCGGCTCTCCTGCAGGATTTTGGCCTCGTTGCAACCCCAGCACAGGACTTCCGAGTCCGTGCGATTGTCGCCTCTCCACCGACTTTTACTCCTCTCGATATCGTGGCTCTTTGTCCTCGATCCCGTCGCCTGGATTGGAGGTTGTCGGTGGCCCATCTCGAAGACACTCGTGGAGAGCAAACGCGACGTCCTTCGATACCTGGAGAGTTCCGGCGGCCACTTCTACCCCCAGACCAACCTGGTCCTCTATGCCCTCTTCGCCTACACACGTGCATCCTCCTGCGACGTCCTCGAAAGCTTCTAAGAGCGTTCCAAAGAGAACGCGATCGAAGGTCACTTTCCAAG AATGCCCGATGACGCGAGGCAGTCTGCCAAATCTGCGCTCGGATTTGGTGACCGGCGATAACAGCGGCGATTCGACGGAATCGTTGATCGACGAGGCTGAGGATTATTTACGACGGAGCATCGACTCGATGCTGACGATCTCCAGTAGCGGCGTCAGTTCCGATTATTGGAACCGACAGACAGCCAGGCGGAGACGTACGCGGCGATACTCCGAGCCTGATCTAATCCGTGATTGGCATCCCCCGCAGGATGCTAGACCGTACCTGCCAAAG ATACCAAGAGATCTCAAGCTGGATCATCTCGTGAAGGTTATATCGCCGGAGGGTAAAGTTCTTCAAGGACGAGTGAGATACGTCGGACCTGTACCAGGTCGAGAGGAAACGCACGTAGGTGTGGAGTTACCCTATTTGAATGGCTCCTCCGACGGCACTTTTCACGGCAGAAGATTCTTCGATTG